A single genomic interval of Cucumis sativus cultivar 9930 chromosome 7, Cucumber_9930_V3, whole genome shotgun sequence harbors:
- the LOC101202983 gene encoding uncharacterized protein LOC101202983 translates to MDHNGGGGNRAEALRWLSIAEKLLAARDFYGTRSFAIRARESDPIVLEAADRVIAVADTLLAAEGRINNQYDWYSILQISQPTQSIELIATQYRRLALLLHPEANRVAFADHAFRLVSDAWCVLSNPLRKALYDNDYLMCSNKFSPGTTGSSQKPKSPPQQPQFPQPVRTSPRKETRMTVEEPQHQERPPPPPPPERQQPPPPPPQPPAQPPQPPPTQLSPHRPQQQEDPQQQHFVRKTPKSMNAKVTVEEERPNVSDVNESTPEATQQHIDSNPPSREAESTLPTESTLPTESNIPSFWTACPYCYNLYEYPKGYEDCVLRCQNCSKAFQALVIPSPPVADSASTFCCWGFFPLGVSPNAKGAVGSVAWSPFSAMFSCPLPGKVGIKSGKTRNVKPIKKSTPKFFCEEDDIYVEVSEPSDSSDEEWGRISKKKKPKRGLGSRIDKRAHSESSLKGNTGNVGNGTTDEVVNMNGQFGEQNGLVRFGLSNSTKAEPSKKAVAAVGGTGKKHKGKGPKELGKLDLNVEFSNEVEEPATGVSGEHGEDNIEGIGFFEGLDEFLSSLPILNAVADDKVKAS, encoded by the coding sequence ATGGACCACAACGGCGGTGGGGGGAATAGGGCGGAGGCGTTGCGGTGGTTGAGCATAGCGGAGAAGCTTCTGGCGGCGCGTGATTTTTATGGAACTAGGAGCTTTGCGATCCGGGCTAGGGAATCGGACCCGATAGTGCTGGAGGCAGCGGATAGGGTAATTGCTGTAGCGGATACACTGCTGGCGGCGGAGGGGCGGATCAACAATCAGTACGACTGGTACAGTATTTTGCAAATTTCACAGCCGACTCAGAGCATTGAGCTAATTGCTACTCAGTATCGACGACTAGCGCTTCTTCTTCACCCGGAGGCCAATAGAGTGGCTTTTGCGGATCACGCTTTTAGGCTTGTGTCTGATGCATGGTGTGTGCTTTCGAATCCGTTGAGAAAAGCGTTGTATGATAATGATTATCTTATGTGCTCCAACAAGTTTAGCCCTGGAACGACTGGGTCGAGTCAAAAACCCAAGTCCCCGCCGCAGCAGCCACAATTTCCGCAGCCGGTTAGAACTAGTCCGAGGAAGGAGACTAGGATGACGGTAGAGGAGCCTCAGCATCAGGAACGGCCACCGCCACCACCACCGCCGGAACGCCAGCAGCCGCCACCGCCACCGCCACAACCACCGGCGCAGCCTCCGCAGCCACCACCTACTCAACTGTCTCCTCACCGGCCACAGCAGCAGGAAGATCCGCAGCAGCAGCACTTTGTAAGAAAAACCCCCAAATCGATGAATGCTAAAGTAACCGTAGAGGAAGAGAGGCCAAATGTCAGTGATGTCAATGAGTCAACTCCGGAAGCTACTCAGCAGCACATTGACTCAAATCCTCCCTCACGGGAGGCAGAGTCTACTTTACCGACTGAGTCCACTTTGCCGACTGAGTCGAACATTCCGAGTTTCTGGACAGCTTGTCCATATTGTTATAATCTGTATGAATACCCAAAGGGTTACGAGGATTGTGTGCTTAGGTGCCAGAATTGTTCCAAGGCATTTCAAGCACTTGTTATTCCTTCACCGCCGGTAGCTGATAGTGCTTCTACCTTCTGCTGCTGGGGGTTTTTCCCACTTGGGGTTTCTCCCAATGCTAAAGGTGCAGTGGGATCTGTAGCCTGGTCGCCCTTTTCAGCTATGTTTTCCTGTCCTTTGCCTGGTAAGGTGGGAATAAAGTCGGGGAAAACTAGAAATGTTAAACCGATCAAGAAATCTACACCAAAATTTTTTTGTGAAGAGGATGATATTTATGTCGAAGTTTCAGAACCAAGTGACAGTTCTGATGAAGAGTGGGGAAGGATaagtaagaagaagaagcctAAGAGAGGTTTGGGTAGTAGAATTGATAAGAGAGCACATTCTGAGAGCTCACTGAAAGGGAACACAGGAAATGTAGGGAATGGAACCACAGATGAAGTTGTGAATATGAATGGGCAGTTTGGAGAACAAAATGGGTTGGTGAGGTTCGGTTTGTCAAACTCTACAAAGGCTGAGCCCAGTAAGAAGGCTGTGGCAGCCGTAGGGGGTACTGGGAAGAAGCATAAAGGGAAAGGGCCAAAGGAACTAGGTAAGTTAGATTTGAATGTGGAATTCAGCAATGAGGTGGAAGAACCCGCCACAGGCGTAAGTGGAGAACATGGGGAGGATAACATTGAAGGAATTGGGTTCTTTGAGGGCCTTGATGAATTTTTGAGTAGTCTGCCAATACTTAATGCTGTGGCCGATGATAAGGTCAAAGCTAGTTAG